A single genomic interval of Spirosoma taeanense harbors:
- a CDS encoding glycosyltransferase family 2 protein: MKLSVVVPAYNEERTIRNLLERVVTAPLPENVDLDIIVVDDCSKDRTGAIVQQFADTHPSLPIQYIRHAINQGKGAAIHTGIRQCTGDFLIVQDADLEYDPREYGYLLQPLLEDRADVVYGSRFMGGQPHRVLFFWHSIGNQFLTLLSNMFTDLNLTDMETCYKVFRTAIIKQLPLREQRFGFEPEVTAKLARVPGIRIYEVGISYYGRTYAEGKKINWKDGFRAIYCIVKYNLFVRLRPGQTSSVDQPFPYAVTSTADSIR; encoded by the coding sequence ATGAAGCTATCTGTTGTTGTACCTGCGTACAATGAAGAGCGAACAATACGTAATTTACTGGAACGTGTTGTAACCGCACCTCTTCCCGAGAATGTAGACCTTGACATTATTGTGGTGGATGATTGTTCGAAAGACCGAACGGGCGCCATTGTTCAGCAATTTGCCGATACGCATCCGTCGTTACCCATTCAGTACATTCGCCACGCCATCAACCAGGGTAAAGGAGCCGCCATCCACACCGGTATCCGCCAGTGTACCGGCGATTTTCTGATTGTACAGGATGCCGACCTGGAGTATGACCCCCGCGAATACGGTTACCTGCTGCAACCTCTGCTCGAAGACCGGGCCGATGTCGTATATGGGTCAAGGTTTATGGGTGGGCAACCGCACCGGGTTCTTTTCTTCTGGCATTCGATTGGCAATCAGTTTCTGACTCTGCTATCGAATATGTTCACGGACCTGAATCTGACGGACATGGAAACCTGCTACAAGGTGTTCCGGACCGCTATCATTAAACAGTTGCCGCTGCGTGAACAGCGATTTGGTTTCGAGCCGGAAGTGACGGCTAAACTGGCCCGCGTACCGGGTATCCGCATTTACGAAGTCGGTATCTCCTATTATGGCCGGACGTATGCTGAGGGCAAAAAGATTAACTGGAAAGATGGCTTCCGGGCTATCTACTGCATCGTCAAATACAATCTGTTTGTTCGTCTGAGACCCGGTCAGACTTCATCTGTCGACCAGCCTTTCCCGTATGCAGTTACTTCTACCGCCGATAGTATTCGGTAG
- a CDS encoding 5'-nucleotidase C-terminal domain-containing protein, translated as MRKTLLYLVLAGLSACQSSYHLTSRTANRIVVDSVAAPADSSVTRFLQPYKQGLDKSMNEVLVRLSQPLEKRSPESALDDMLADALLKQASQRYGKAIDVSHLNYGGIRNGLPAGNITVGNVFEVMPFDNQLVVLTLTGKQLQQFLDHFATNDEALVVGGIRAVINNKAVRSVTFTNGRTLQPDQTYTVAMSDYIANGGSGAGFLKAITQRDNVNYLIRDALIEYLRQQGKSGQPFNPQADGRITLE; from the coding sequence ATGAGAAAAACTCTTTTATACCTGGTTCTCGCTGGTTTGTCGGCCTGCCAGTCCAGTTATCACCTCACCAGCCGAACCGCCAACCGCATTGTTGTCGACTCGGTGGCGGCTCCGGCCGATAGCAGCGTTACTCGCTTTCTGCAGCCCTACAAACAGGGCCTGGACAAAAGCATGAACGAAGTGCTGGTCCGACTGTCGCAGCCGCTGGAGAAGCGCTCGCCCGAGTCGGCTCTGGACGACATGCTGGCCGATGCCCTCCTGAAGCAGGCCAGCCAGCGCTATGGCAAAGCTATCGACGTGTCGCATCTCAACTACGGCGGTATTCGCAACGGTCTGCCGGCGGGCAATATTACGGTTGGCAACGTGTTTGAAGTAATGCCGTTTGACAATCAGCTGGTTGTGCTGACCCTGACGGGTAAGCAGTTGCAGCAGTTTCTGGACCACTTTGCCACCAACGACGAAGCACTCGTGGTAGGTGGTATCCGGGCCGTTATCAACAACAAAGCTGTGCGGTCCGTAACCTTTACGAACGGCCGTACGCTCCAGCCCGACCAGACCTACACCGTTGCCATGAGCGATTATATTGCCAATGGTGGCAGCGGAGCGGGGTTTCTGAAAGCTATCACGCAACGCGACAACGTGAATTATCTCATCCGCGACGCCCTGATTGAGTACTTGCGCCAGCAGGGTAAATCAGGCCAGCCTTTCAATCCACAAGCTGATGGACGCATTACGCTCGAATAG
- a CDS encoding M1 family metallopeptidase: MNVFGKAACGFFIVVLLALHGLAQPTSLSSRHFTHADSLRGSLRPERTGYDVLFYDLSLSVDPTTKSITGSNLIRYKVVQPMRRMQVDLFANMRVLSITQPDRHGVSKPLAYRRDGNAIFITMSDALPVGQVGELTITYAGSPQIARNAPWDGGFVWRKDTTTARNADWVTVACEGTGASLWWPCKDHLADEPDSMRIRCRVPKGLTCVSNGKFVSQKPTRSGQQTEWTWFVHYPINNYNVTLNITDYAHISDTYTAADGQKLALDYFVLPGNVGKARQHFEQVKPMLACYEMHFGKYPFGQDGYKLVEAPYWGMEHQSAVAYGNKYRNNAFGFDFIIIHESGHEYFGNSLSCADHAEMWIHESFTTYAEALYMECQHGLPRTIDYLNQQRKLIKNEYPMLGPLGVNADQMDTDIYYKGTWMLHTLRNAVGDDANWFAAIRALAIEKRLSIVYTDEVIDFLCQRTGKDLRPLFNQYLRYPSLPTLECKVSAKDHADQTLTYRWVADVNGFNLPVQVRTGTGAWRTIQPTREWQSMKLNATGDGLTVNPDTGLFHVRTVAVE, from the coding sequence ATGAACGTATTTGGTAAAGCCGCCTGTGGCTTTTTCATCGTTGTTCTGTTGGCCCTGCACGGACTGGCCCAGCCGACATCGCTTTCTTCGCGTCACTTCACCCATGCCGACTCCCTCCGCGGTAGCCTGCGTCCCGAACGGACAGGCTATGATGTGCTATTCTACGACCTTAGTCTGAGCGTTGATCCTACTACCAAATCCATTACGGGCAGTAATCTGATTCGCTACAAAGTCGTGCAGCCCATGCGCCGGATGCAGGTTGATCTGTTCGCCAATATGCGCGTTCTGTCGATCACGCAGCCGGATCGCCACGGCGTTTCAAAACCGCTCGCATACAGGCGCGATGGTAACGCCATTTTTATTACGATGAGCGACGCTCTGCCGGTTGGGCAGGTAGGCGAACTGACGATTACGTATGCGGGCAGTCCGCAGATCGCCCGAAACGCACCCTGGGATGGCGGGTTTGTCTGGCGTAAAGACACCACAACAGCCCGGAACGCTGACTGGGTAACGGTGGCCTGCGAAGGAACAGGCGCCAGTCTGTGGTGGCCCTGCAAAGACCACCTGGCCGACGAACCGGATTCGATGCGCATCCGCTGCCGTGTTCCGAAGGGACTCACCTGCGTGTCAAACGGAAAGTTTGTGAGCCAGAAACCGACCCGGAGCGGTCAGCAAACCGAGTGGACATGGTTCGTGCATTACCCCATCAACAACTATAACGTTACGCTCAATATCACCGACTACGCCCATATATCGGATACCTATACGGCGGCCGATGGGCAGAAACTGGCGCTGGATTATTTCGTGCTGCCCGGCAACGTAGGGAAAGCCCGCCAGCATTTTGAGCAGGTCAAACCTATGCTGGCTTGCTACGAAATGCATTTTGGCAAATACCCCTTCGGGCAGGACGGGTACAAGCTGGTCGAAGCCCCCTACTGGGGCATGGAACACCAGAGCGCCGTGGCCTATGGCAACAAATACCGGAACAACGCTTTCGGCTTCGACTTCATTATCATCCACGAAAGCGGGCATGAGTATTTTGGCAATAGCCTGAGCTGCGCCGACCACGCCGAGATGTGGATTCATGAGTCGTTTACGACTTATGCCGAGGCACTCTACATGGAGTGCCAGCACGGATTGCCCCGCACCATCGACTACCTGAACCAGCAACGTAAGCTCATCAAAAACGAGTACCCGATGCTGGGGCCGCTGGGCGTAAATGCCGATCAGATGGACACCGACATTTACTACAAAGGCACCTGGATGCTACATACGCTACGTAACGCCGTTGGCGACGATGCCAACTGGTTCGCAGCCATTCGGGCGTTAGCGATCGAAAAACGCTTATCGATTGTTTATACCGATGAAGTGATTGATTTTCTGTGCCAGCGAACCGGCAAGGATCTGCGGCCTTTGTTCAATCAGTATCTGCGCTACCCGAGTCTGCCAACGCTGGAATGTAAGGTTTCGGCCAAAGACCACGCCGACCAGACGCTGACTTATCGGTGGGTAGCCGATGTTAATGGCTTTAACCTGCCGGTACAGGTGCGAACCGGAACAGGCGCGTGGCGGACAATTCAGCCAACCCGTGAGTGGCAAAGTATGAAGCTGAACGCAACCGGCGACGGCTTAACGGTTAACCCGGATACGGGTCTGTTCCATGTTCGGACGGTGGCGGTCGAATAG
- a CDS encoding ArnT family glycosyltransferase, translating into MQLLLPPIVFGSLWFIQASRYRQKKAEAPVRSGLLTASLLWVTLLIGLTEALSYGARLNASVLGWAWTVAAVSCVGWAGFEWERTGGPIIRRFRVNGPERVWLAAVAGISTFTLVTALVYPPNNFDSLAYHLGRISHWMQQQSVRPFATHLERELYQPPLSEWIMLHTMLLSGSDAFVNLVQWSSGLGCLAALSLLSRQLGGNRTTQVATVFVAATIPMVILQSSSTQNDVIVSFFLITLVVYLLRYYQLQQTVDLIWAGLALGCAFLTKGTAYLFAAPILLTWGLLEIARLMKPGFLRPLIRLTGASMLILGLGLLLNASHFSRNLRVYNNPLANSEEQSRYTNELFTPAALLSNVSRNLALHCQVPLASWVAQHSVETLHDWLELPANDSRTTYGGTIFDLPMLGNNEDNAANALHLLWLTGCVIWLSRTPDRRSFRLLAVLVFGIFLLFCAYLKWQPWHSRLHTTLFLLASPIGGLGLAAAVRHRPVVGRYVAAALVVSGVCFALTNPTRPLLTLPPLTQPVSFLNSRSDNYFVNDRNLLPFQRSITTFLNQQPDDSLRVGLLLGENDWDYIWYQPLKPSIRCYHIRVRTPSRKLDTQPPVNYIVSTQTLADTLIYNQQVFGRMSPKQDKLSQWPALFAPRRIR; encoded by the coding sequence ATGCAGTTACTTCTACCGCCGATAGTATTCGGTAGCCTGTGGTTTATTCAGGCATCCCGCTACCGGCAAAAGAAGGCTGAAGCACCGGTTCGATCTGGGTTGTTAACTGCGTCATTACTGTGGGTCACCTTGTTGATTGGCCTGACCGAAGCGCTTAGTTACGGAGCCCGGCTGAACGCTTCAGTTCTGGGCTGGGCATGGACAGTGGCTGCGGTAAGCTGTGTGGGCTGGGCAGGTTTTGAGTGGGAACGAACTGGCGGACCAATCATCCGGCGGTTCAGGGTTAACGGGCCGGAACGCGTCTGGCTGGCTGCCGTGGCCGGAATCAGTACGTTCACTCTGGTAACGGCGCTGGTTTATCCACCCAATAATTTCGACTCGCTGGCGTACCACCTCGGTCGGATTAGCCACTGGATGCAGCAGCAGAGCGTTCGGCCGTTTGCCACGCATCTGGAGCGCGAGCTGTACCAGCCTCCGCTGTCGGAGTGGATTATGCTGCACACGATGCTGCTGAGCGGCTCAGATGCGTTTGTGAATCTGGTACAGTGGTCTTCCGGGCTGGGGTGTCTGGCTGCGCTCTCGTTGCTGAGCAGGCAACTGGGGGGTAATCGCACGACACAGGTAGCGACCGTTTTTGTAGCGGCAACGATCCCGATGGTTATTCTGCAATCGTCCTCAACGCAGAATGATGTCATCGTGTCGTTTTTTTTAATTACGCTGGTTGTGTACCTGCTGCGGTATTATCAACTTCAGCAAACCGTTGATCTGATCTGGGCGGGCCTGGCTCTAGGGTGTGCATTCCTGACGAAAGGGACCGCCTACCTGTTCGCTGCCCCCATCCTGCTTACCTGGGGTCTGCTGGAAATAGCCCGGCTGATGAAGCCTGGTTTTTTACGGCCGCTGATACGGCTCACTGGCGCTTCGATGCTTATACTGGGGCTTGGCCTGTTGCTCAACGCGAGTCATTTCAGCCGGAACCTGCGGGTCTATAACAATCCGCTGGCTAACAGCGAAGAGCAGAGCCGATATACTAATGAGTTATTTACGCCAGCGGCACTGCTGTCGAACGTTAGTCGGAATCTCGCCCTGCACTGCCAGGTTCCGCTGGCAAGCTGGGTAGCGCAGCATAGCGTTGAAACGCTGCACGATTGGCTGGAACTCCCGGCAAATGATAGCCGCACAACCTATGGCGGAACGATTTTTGATCTGCCCATGCTCGGAAACAACGAAGACAATGCCGCTAATGCACTTCACCTGCTCTGGCTGACGGGCTGCGTAATCTGGCTGTCCCGAACCCCTGACCGGCGATCGTTTCGGCTGCTGGCCGTACTGGTATTCGGTATATTTCTACTGTTTTGTGCGTATTTGAAGTGGCAGCCCTGGCATAGTCGTCTGCATACGACACTGTTTCTCCTGGCATCACCTATTGGTGGGCTGGGACTGGCCGCTGCGGTTCGTCATCGCCCGGTCGTCGGGCGTTACGTGGCCGCTGCGCTGGTCGTATCGGGCGTTTGTTTTGCGCTGACCAACCCCACGCGGCCCCTGCTGACCTTACCGCCACTCACCCAGCCGGTTTCTTTTTTGAACAGTCGGTCGGATAACTATTTCGTGAACGATCGGAATCTGTTGCCGTTTCAGCGATCGATCACCACGTTTCTTAATCAACAGCCGGACGACTCGCTCCGGGTAGGGTTGCTACTTGGGGAGAACGACTGGGATTATATCTGGTATCAGCCCTTAAAACCGTCGATCCGGTGTTATCATATACGGGTGCGTACGCCTAGCCGGAAGCTGGATACTCAGCCACCGGTCAACTATATTGTATCGACCCAAACTCTGGCTGATACCCTGATTTATAACCAACAGGTGTTCGGGCGGATGAGCCCGAAACAGGATAAATTGTCGCAATGGCCCGCGCTGTTTGCTCCCCGGCGAATTAGGTAA
- a CDS encoding ArsR/SmtB family transcription factor, whose product MENRFVEKATGAIADKYRLSILMELSRKGTLTCTDIQELTGLSQPCVSHHVKQLTESGLVNAQKEGRNLHLTLNKTSLQQLSGFLEKLA is encoded by the coding sequence ATGGAAAATCGTTTCGTTGAAAAAGCCACGGGCGCCATCGCCGATAAGTATCGTCTGTCGATTCTGATGGAGCTGTCCCGGAAAGGAACCCTGACCTGCACCGATATTCAGGAGTTAACCGGTTTATCGCAGCCCTGCGTATCGCACCACGTTAAACAGTTGACCGAAAGCGGCCTGGTTAATGCGCAGAAAGAAGGCCGGAATCTGCACCTGACCCTGAACAAAACGTCGTTACAGCAATTATCGGGCTTCCTCGAAAAGCTGGCTTAA
- a CDS encoding bifunctional metallophosphatase/5'-nucleotidase, which translates to MDALRSNRRQFLKFMGTAAVVGSVMPDVLASTGQRQPTSLAILHTNDVHSRLDPFPLDGGRNAGRGGVARRATLINRIRNEQKNVLLFDAGDIFQGTPYFNLYKGEPEILAMNQLGYDAGTIGNHDFDGGMENMRDQFGKARFPFLIANYDFKNTVMDGRTEAYKVFTKDGIRVGVFGLGIKPDGLIPDNLYKETKYLDPVEIGNDTAARLRNDQKCDYVICLSHLGFKYTEPAVSDNVLAAQSRNIDLIIGGHTHTFLDAPVAVNNRDGQPVWINQVGFGGINLGRLDLTFERGKATVAGQAVEVK; encoded by the coding sequence ATGGACGCATTACGCTCGAATAGACGCCAGTTTCTTAAATTCATGGGTACAGCGGCCGTGGTTGGCTCCGTCATGCCCGACGTTCTTGCCAGCACCGGCCAGCGCCAGCCGACTTCACTGGCGATTCTGCATACCAACGATGTACACAGCCGGCTGGACCCGTTCCCCCTGGATGGCGGACGTAACGCGGGTCGGGGTGGCGTAGCGCGACGGGCAACGCTCATTAACCGCATCCGAAACGAGCAGAAAAACGTACTGCTGTTCGATGCGGGCGATATTTTTCAGGGAACGCCTTACTTCAACCTCTACAAAGGCGAACCCGAAATCCTGGCGATGAACCAGCTCGGTTACGATGCCGGAACCATCGGCAACCACGACTTCGACGGCGGCATGGAGAACATGCGAGACCAGTTCGGCAAGGCCAGATTCCCGTTCCTCATCGCAAACTACGACTTTAAAAATACGGTCATGGATGGCCGAACCGAAGCCTATAAAGTCTTTACTAAAGACGGGATTCGGGTGGGCGTATTCGGCCTCGGGATCAAACCCGATGGACTCATCCCCGACAATCTGTACAAGGAAACCAAATACCTCGATCCGGTAGAGATCGGCAACGACACGGCAGCCCGGCTACGTAACGATCAGAAATGTGATTACGTCATCTGCCTGTCGCACCTCGGTTTTAAGTACACGGAGCCCGCCGTTTCAGACAACGTTCTGGCCGCACAGAGCCGGAATATCGACCTGATCATCGGCGGTCATACGCATACGTTTCTGGATGCGCCGGTAGCGGTCAACAACCGCGACGGACAGCCGGTCTGGATTAATCAGGTTGGTTTTGGCGGAATTAACCTCGGTCGGCTTGACCTTACGTTCGAGCGAGGGAAAGCCACCGTAGCCGGTCAGGCGGTGGAAGTTAAGTAG
- the ahcY gene encoding adenosylhomocysteinase: MSTQTSAYVPYKVKDIALADWGRKEIRLAEAEMPGLMALRAEYGPSQPLKGARIAGCLHMTIQTAVLIETLVALGAEVTWSSCNIFSTQDHAAAAIAAAGIPVYAWKGMTEEEFNWCIEQTLFFGEERQPLNMILDDGGDLTNMVFDVYPELIQGIKGLSEETTTGVHRLYERMKNGTLHLPAINVNDSVTKSKFDNKYGCRESLVDAIRRATDLMLAGKVAVVAGYGDVGKGSAESLRGAGCRVLVTEIDPICALQAAMDGYEVVPMDEAATRAQIFVTATGNVRIIKDRHFKAMRDKAVVCNIGHFDNEIDMAWLNENYGHTKSQIKPQVDMYEVDSKEIIVLAEGRLVNLGCAMGHPSFVMSCSFSNQTLAQLELWANSEKYENKVYVLPKKLDEKVAALHLAHVGAKLEPLEQEQADYIGVTVDGPFKSEMYRY, from the coding sequence TAAGGTTAAGGACATCGCACTGGCCGACTGGGGCCGCAAGGAAATCCGGCTTGCTGAAGCCGAAATGCCGGGTCTGATGGCCCTTCGCGCCGAATACGGGCCGTCGCAGCCGCTCAAAGGTGCCCGCATCGCCGGGTGTCTGCATATGACCATCCAGACGGCCGTTCTGATCGAAACGCTCGTTGCGCTGGGTGCCGAAGTTACCTGGTCGTCGTGTAATATTTTCTCGACGCAGGACCATGCCGCTGCCGCCATCGCTGCCGCTGGCATTCCCGTGTACGCCTGGAAAGGCATGACCGAAGAAGAATTCAACTGGTGCATTGAGCAGACGCTGTTTTTCGGCGAAGAGCGCCAGCCGCTCAACATGATCCTCGACGACGGGGGCGACCTGACCAACATGGTCTTCGACGTTTATCCTGAACTGATTCAGGGGATCAAAGGGCTGTCGGAAGAAACGACCACAGGCGTTCACCGGCTGTATGAGCGGATGAAGAACGGTACGCTGCATCTGCCGGCTATCAACGTCAATGATTCGGTAACGAAATCGAAATTTGACAATAAATACGGCTGCCGCGAGTCGCTGGTGGACGCTATCCGCCGGGCGACGGACCTGATGCTGGCCGGTAAGGTGGCCGTTGTGGCCGGTTACGGCGATGTAGGCAAAGGCTCCGCCGAATCGCTGCGGGGCGCTGGCTGCCGGGTTCTGGTTACCGAAATTGACCCGATCTGCGCTCTGCAGGCGGCTATGGACGGCTACGAAGTGGTACCGATGGACGAGGCCGCTACCCGCGCGCAGATTTTCGTTACGGCAACGGGCAACGTCCGCATCATTAAAGACCGGCACTTCAAGGCTATGCGCGACAAAGCCGTGGTCTGCAACATCGGTCACTTCGACAATGAAATTGACATGGCCTGGCTGAACGAAAATTACGGCCACACCAAGAGCCAGATCAAACCGCAGGTCGATATGTATGAAGTTGATAGCAAAGAGATCATCGTACTGGCCGAAGGCCGTCTGGTGAACCTGGGCTGCGCCATGGGTCACCCCTCGTTCGTGATGTCGTGCTCGTTCTCGAACCAGACGCTGGCGCAGCTTGAGCTGTGGGCCAACTCGGAAAAATACGAAAACAAAGTGTACGTTCTGCCGAAAAAGCTGGACGAAAAAGTAGCGGCTCTGCACCTCGCTCACGTTGGCGCGAAACTCGAGCCGCTGGAGCAGGAACAGGCTGATTACATCGGTGTAACGGTTGACGGACCGTTCAAGTCAGAAATGTACCGCTACTAA
- the purQ gene encoding phosphoribosylformylglycinamidine synthase subunit PurQ encodes MKFGVVVFPGSNCDQDAVDALELMDQKVVKLWHKDHDLQGCDFIILPGGFSYGDYLRTGAVARFSPIMNEVIAHANRGGYLIGFCNGFQILAEANLVPGVLLRNTNQQYICKNIYLAPQSPDALLTADLDRPAYKIPMAHGEGRYFADADTLKQLNDNGQVLFRYCDENGAITEAANPNGSLDNIAGVCNAQKNVFGMMPHPERAADPALGNTDGRLILEQMLKVALV; translated from the coding sequence ATGAAATTTGGCGTTGTAGTATTCCCCGGCTCTAACTGCGATCAGGACGCAGTGGACGCGCTGGAACTGATGGACCAGAAGGTCGTCAAACTCTGGCATAAAGATCACGACTTGCAGGGCTGCGATTTTATCATCCTGCCCGGCGGCTTCTCCTACGGTGACTATCTGCGTACGGGAGCCGTAGCGCGGTTTTCGCCCATCATGAACGAAGTCATTGCCCATGCCAACCGGGGTGGTTATCTGATTGGGTTCTGCAATGGCTTCCAGATTCTGGCCGAGGCTAATCTGGTGCCCGGCGTTCTGCTGCGCAACACGAACCAGCAATATATCTGTAAAAATATCTATCTGGCTCCCCAGTCGCCCGACGCTCTGCTGACGGCAGATCTGGATCGTCCGGCCTATAAAATTCCAATGGCGCATGGCGAAGGGCGTTACTTTGCCGATGCCGATACGCTCAAGCAACTGAACGATAACGGACAGGTGCTGTTCCGCTACTGCGACGAGAACGGCGCTATCACCGAAGCCGCCAATCCGAACGGCAGTCTGGACAATATTGCGGGCGTCTGTAATGCGCAGAAGAACGTGTTCGGTATGATGCCCCACCCCGAGCGGGCGGCCGATCCGGCGCTGGGCAACACCGACGGCCGGCTTATTCTGGAGCAGATGCTGAAAGTAGCGCTGGTCTAA
- a CDS encoding alkene reductase codes for MAQKLFSEAQLGLLTLQNHIVMAPMTRNRATTSHDVTDIMTTYYAQRAGAGLIITEGIAPSANGNGYARVPGLYTAAQIAGWKNVTDAVHANGGRIFAQLMHTGRISHPVNMHEGAEVIAPSAIAAAGQVYTDTHGMQDHPTPRALTTEEVKQTIQEFVQAAKNAIEAGFDGVELHGANGYLIEQFLRPSSNQRLDEYGGSAENNARFALEIAEQVSQAIGKEKTGIRLSPYGVFNDMPYSPEDDAIYHYVAEKLSDYVVYVHLVDHASMGAPAVDPAIVEAIRANYSGSLILSGGYDAARAEEALQSGQADLIAFGRPFIANPDLVERLKSGAELNQPDFTTFYTPGEKGYTDYPVLEEVNS; via the coding sequence ATGGCACAAAAACTTTTTTCGGAAGCGCAGTTAGGCCTGCTGACTCTTCAGAACCACATTGTAATGGCACCGATGACCCGTAACCGGGCTACGACTAGCCACGACGTAACAGACATTATGACGACCTACTATGCCCAGCGGGCAGGAGCAGGTCTGATCATTACAGAAGGTATTGCGCCTTCGGCCAATGGCAACGGCTACGCACGGGTGCCGGGGCTATACACGGCTGCGCAGATCGCCGGCTGGAAGAATGTGACCGACGCGGTTCATGCGAACGGTGGTCGCATTTTCGCCCAGCTGATGCACACCGGTCGTATCAGCCATCCGGTTAATATGCACGAAGGGGCCGAAGTTATTGCGCCATCGGCGATAGCCGCTGCTGGTCAGGTTTATACCGACACGCATGGCATGCAGGACCACCCGACTCCCCGCGCTCTAACGACGGAAGAAGTCAAACAAACCATTCAGGAGTTTGTGCAGGCGGCAAAAAACGCTATTGAAGCCGGTTTCGATGGGGTTGAATTACACGGCGCCAACGGCTACCTGATCGAGCAGTTTCTGCGGCCGAGCAGCAATCAGCGCCTGGATGAATATGGCGGCTCGGCGGAAAACAACGCCCGGTTTGCTCTCGAAATTGCTGAGCAGGTATCTCAGGCCATTGGCAAAGAGAAGACCGGTATCCGGTTGTCGCCCTATGGTGTCTTCAACGATATGCCGTATTCTCCTGAAGACGACGCGATCTATCATTACGTCGCCGAAAAACTGTCGGACTACGTCGTGTATGTTCACCTGGTAGATCATGCTTCGATGGGCGCACCCGCCGTTGACCCGGCAATTGTCGAAGCCATTCGGGCCAATTACAGCGGTTCGCTGATTCTGAGCGGAGGCTACGACGCGGCTCGTGCTGAAGAAGCGCTGCAAAGCGGCCAGGCTGATCTGATCGCGTTCGGACGGCCGTTCATCGCCAACCCGGACCTGGTTGAACGGTTGAAAAGCGGTGCCGAGCTAAACCAGCCCGACTTCACGACCTTCTATACACCCGGCGAAAAAGGCTACACCGATTACCCGGTTCTTGAAGAAGTCAACAGCTGA